In Lathyrus oleraceus cultivar Zhongwan6 chromosome 2, CAAS_Psat_ZW6_1.0, whole genome shotgun sequence, the DNA window gatgtatcaagatttgaggaaattgttttggtggccttgtatgaagaaagagattgcggaatttgtgtattcatgtttgatTTGTCAGAAATtgaagattgagcatcagaagtcgtctggTTTGTTACAACCGTTATCTATTCCTGAATagaaatgggatagtatttctatggattttgtttATGGTTTACCTAGGACTCCGAGTAATTGTTAAGCTATTTGGGTTATTGTGGACAAATTGACGAAATCTACTCACTTTATTtcgattagaatggattatccgaTGGAGAGGCTTGCGaagttgtatattgagaaaattgtcAGCTTGCATGGTATTCTATCTAGCATTGTGTCAGATAGGGATGCAAGGTGAAACAACTCCGTGGTAAAGAGATCACTTTGGTGAAAGTCGTTTGGGGAGGACCGGCTGGTGAAAATGTGACGTGGGAGCTTGAGAGTCAGATGAGGGATTCATATCCCGAGTTGTTTGCTTGAGGTAATTTTTTAGGACGAAAATATTTctagtgggggagagttgtaacaccccaatttaatttccgtatttatttattaggtgtttattttaattaatcattatttggtgtgataattaattaaatatgtgttctggtgactatttgaattatttgaatatatgtgttatttgaataattgaattttatgagtAGAAATAACCATTGTCTAGTAATGGGCCTAATTAATTAGAATGGATGGATAAGTGGGTTAAGCCCATTATGAGTTAAAAAGATAGTAAGGATTTTAGAGATTAGAGTTAGTTTTGtaaaacaagagaagaagagagaatagaagagaagagaagagaaagaggaGAAGAGGAAACTAGAAGAAGAAGGACCTAGAGATTTAATCTATACTAAGGTAGGAGCGGATTTCAAGTTGTTATAGGTAAACATAATGTATGTAATGTATGTGGGTTAGATATCATGAACTTAGGATTTGAggattttgatttttgagaaaccctaacatgtgtttatgttttaatccatgaaattgatgtttatgttatgctatgatgTTTCTATATTGAATTCCATAAATGGGTGTGTGTATAGAACATGATTTGGTGTATAATTGCATATTTGAGTTTCACTTGAAAATAATTGATTTGGGATTTTGGTGAAAATTAGTGGAGCTTAGAATCTTGTTTCTATGATCCTAATAGTTGCTATATGATATATATGGGTTGTATAActatttatttcatgaaaaatgatgtATTAATGTGGTTTTATGATGAAAATTTGTGTTGGACAGTAGCATTTTTGCAACAACAGTGATCtggtttttgacagcattttcgttacagcaaattttctggttttgcattttgaaaaacttgtaaattcaacaacttttgaaccgtaactcCGTTTGAGGTGTCGTTTGGACCGTTACGAAGCTAAGAATATTATCTATAACGTGATATTTATTTTGATAACAGTAGATTAATATTTTATCAAAAGAATCCTAATATGGATGTATGTTGTATGtgtggtgaatgtgaatgacatgttttctattgtttggcATGTATTAGATGGTTTTAGATGGATTTTGTGAAGAAACATAATACTTGAAATTATGTATGTGATGATGTGAATTGGTGAATTTGATGAGTAACATGAATTGGCTTGTTTGCTTTATGTTAATGTgttgtgatgagatgatgaatgCTATTTGATGTATTGTTTGGGATTGAAGTCATGTTAGGTGTATGTTGTGCAAATGTTGGATGTGGTATGCTTATGTATGATTAAGGGGTTGCGATCGTCTTAATTGCATGAGTCTTGTTGCTGTTGCACACTTACACTAGCATGAGTCTATGAAAGAGGCAATGTTGGGTAATCTCGCGTAGATTATTTGCTTGTCCCAAACCTAACGCCGAATAGGGTTTGAAAGCTTAAGGACGAATCGAGATTTAGAGATAGTTATCTAGTCTATTTGAGAGACGCTCGGCAAGTTGAAAATTATAACGGATGGGATCCACATGCATATCGCATTGAGTCACCCATTGAGTCGCACGTGTCGGTGTGAATTGTTGTTTGTGTGATTATGTGATATGATTGTGTGGATATGATTTTGGTAGATATGCATATACGTGAATTTTAGGTGATCCTTTTGATATGAATTATTGATGTGTTGTTGATATGATATGTGTGCATATTTGTGATATATGTATTGAAATTGTGACTTGTATACATTATGGAATCATGTGAAAGTTGTatacatatttgatgatgatttgtaaatgatgatggatgataatatgtacatgaaatcgatatgttgtgaaatatcacttttgtacatcgtttagtatttctaaatgaatacttgtggattgttgagccatgtcgtatgatggtaaacatgtgatcctttaataagatgatatgatgcatgtttgtatgaagcgtgacgaattctaataatatatgtatgtttgttatacatttcatattattatgtttttctataatgatttgaattatcacccttctgttggaatgatgttCTATCGCGATATCGCTCAGGTACCAGAGATAGTGGTGCTTCACACAAGGATTAGATTCGGAGGCTAGTTCTTGTTGTGTTTTGACTAGGTAGTCTATAGTGCCCTGGTCACGTAACACTTGGGTTTATGAGattatttgtatttgttttgatgttgagagATATTATTGTGCTCTCTTTTATCTTGTTATTTGGATATGTTGGTTTTGATGTTGAATGGTCTTAGAGCCCAAAATGATATTTTGTGGTAGATGATTTATGGAAATCATCACTATTTACCATTTATGAAGAGAGATGTTATTCCGCTGTCTGAGTTTGCATGTTGgttatttggttttgatttatAATTCGTGTTACTTGTATGTGATAATGGCATGTGTTATTTCTGGCAGAAGTAAATGTGATGCCCTCGTGTATGCATGTTTTAACTTACTCTGATTATGCAATTGTATGTTGTATTTGAGTAGTAGTAGTTTGGGGGTATTATAAGATACTTGATGTTGGACAAAGCACTCACGTTGGTTTGAAGTGAATTTGATTCGGAAAAcacttgacattggatcaagtgtgctttttgtcttttgaaaaaGAGTCCTTATATCATTTTATTTCATCTTTTTGGTTAGTGTGCATTGAAACTTGAAAGCATTAAAGGAAATGTAAATCTAAGCTATTACACTTTCATGGAAAGGGGGAACATATGACCTGCAATGGGGGATGGTACCACACAATACAAGTAAAGGGAATGAGAACAATACAAGTTATAAACCAAGTACCATGCCTAAAACAATCAAGTGGCATGGTTTCCTCATGTTAAACAAACAATACAAAGGAAAGGATAAGTGTAAGCAATGGTGATAATGGGAACACAATATGGATTAAACTTGAACTCACATGATCCAAGTAAACACACAAGGCAAATTAAGTTAGTACCGAATCAAGGTTAAATAGAAACATgcatcaaaattcatcatattcAAAGGCATCATTTAGTCAAATGGAAATGAATTCAATATGGACAATTAATGACCATTAACCACATGAACATGATAGGAATGATATCTAAACAAGACATGCATCAAAACAAATTGAAAAGGAATTTTCAATTTAACAAGATCAATGACCTAATAGTCAATTTGAATGAAAGGTTAACCTAATGGAAAAAACATGGCAAAATCACCTAAGCATGGCATATAATTATGAATCAACACTAGTACAAAAAGAATAATATAATTTGTAAATTTACACCCGTTTTACAAAAAACGGGTGTAAAAAGCAAATGCGgtggcagttttgtaaataaAGTCTTATTTTGAATTTTAGTACGTAACAATAGACACCCTATTTTTAAATAACGGGTGTAAATTCAAATATTATTTATTATCAACTCTATATTACACCTGATATTCAAAAAAAGGGtgtaaatttaaaaataaaaataaaatattcgtgccttaaacaataacttttattattcttatttgtttaatcttaaattttcttaaaaaaataataaattttaatattaatatataacAATAGACACCCTATATTTAAAAATAGGGTGTATAATTATAACAATATAAATGACTAAATTTATATTAAACCCGTTATATTAAAATAGAGTGTAAATTTTGGAATATTAATATAACAATAGACACCCTATATTTAAAAATAGGGTGTATAACTATAACAATATAAATGACTAAATTTATATTAAACCCGTTATATTAAAATAGGGTGTAAATTTAGGAAACCCTAAGTACAATTTATCATTACCGCCTAAAATATAACCATGACTTCTCATGttccaaattttcttttcatttcaCATTTTAGAAACTTTTCATCATCGATGAAGTGCAAGAAATAGTGAAAAAGGAACAAAGAACGTGATTGCTCGGAAATCTTCACAACCCACAACGGCTTCATCATTCTTCTTTACCGTTTTCTATACTCTCTTTTACGCTGCTTTGGATATTAAAGTTGATTCATTCGTTGTTGTTCTTACTTTTCTTTGCTGGGTTTCTTCTAGTTTCATCGTTAATTCCATCAGTTTCGAACTCGCTTGGAAGGTACTTTATTCATTTATTCGTTTGTTTTCATTCATCTACTCATCAAAATTATTTTAACCATTGTGCTGGACGATCTTTACTCATCAAAATTATTTTAACCATTGTGCTGGACGATCTTTACGAAAGCTACTAGCAGCTGCTCGACGACTCATCGAAGAAGGTTTTTTCATCTCCATAGAAACATAACGCAACATCAACAACGGGTTATTGATTTGCAAGTTTGAGACAATCAGGTAAATCTTTTTCCCACTGCCTCTATAATATTTGAACACATGGTTGATTTTGAATGTTGTGTTAATTGTTTTGTGCATTGGTTGTGTTGATTGTTTTGTGCATTGGTTCTGTTTGGAATTAACATTGAAACAGTTTTTGTATATTTTCGTATGGTTCTATTATTCTGATCTCTTTCACAGATTGTGTAATGCTGAAACAGTTTGAGTATGTTTCAGCTtcttgtttgattttcatttAAAATTGTAGTATCAATGTTATGATTGAACGTTTAGGGCATTTTCCGCGAGTTCCCAAGCCCAACGACAATTCCAAGATGGGATTTTCATTGGAATTTGCTGGCATGCTTAACAGAGCCTGCCTGTTCTTTTATATTAGGATTGTTGGATTTGTCGCAAGCCTGCTTAACAGAGCATGCCTGTTCTTTATGTTCATGAGTCTGCATATGGTAAGCTATTTGGTAAGTTATTTGGTCTATATTCAATCTTGAAATCGTACCCCAGAAATTTCTGTAACCACGTCTGTTGTTCAGAAGTTTGCAGTGATTGATCCATCAGGATTTTCATACTTCTTTGATCTGTTCTAGTAATAAACTTGTTTCCCAACAAGTTGTGTTTCAACTATTCCCTTGGTAccatcttcaacaacatcttTTCCGCCATGCAAATGTTTTTTTCCATCATAAACTTCAGACCCCATTTCTTTTACCAAAACTGGTGGATATACCAGAGGCTTATCAGGATAATCCTTCAAGAACGAATTCGCTGTCATGAACCTGAAAACCTGAAACAGGTAGCTTTGATCCCTCACTATATCTGCACTCAAGAGTTTCTGTAATAAAGTTGGCTTCTTCTTGTTTTCTAAAAAATCTTTGTCAGCCAGCTTCTGCTTCTTGCCGTTCCGACGCCTTTTGTTTGGATTCCTTCTTGCCTTgtttttgaattttcttttgTTGGTAAATGGGGTTTCATTCTCTTCACTCTGAAGGCCTTGATTTGCAGCATTCTTCAGATAGTATGAAGGTATTTCGGCAACTTCAACTCCCAACTCAGCTTGCTTTGCTAAAACCTCTTTGAGCTGCAATGACAAAAATATATGCTAAGTTCGAGATCTGCAAAACTATGCAGTGTTGTCGACTGCGAAACGCAGAAAATAGCCGTTTATTCAAACTTTGTTATGCAATAATGCTATAGTGGCTATCCGACAACATTTTGAACAAACTAGCGTATCGCAAAACCTCTCTATCAATAAGTATACCTCTCTTTGTAAAACCTCTCTATCAATGCACTTGGAGTCTTTCGATTGTTCACTCTGCGTCTGCAAGTAGTAATTTGGTTATTATTAATTAGTCAATAACATTTTAATAAACACAAGCAGATAGAGTAGATTGTTTGAAACCTTCTCATTTTTTTCTCTGGAAGGGTGATTCTTCCTCCGTGCGTCACGCCATCGTAGAATTTCTTGCTCAGAATAAGTCGCAGAATAGGATCTAATGATTAGAAGGACAAATAATAAAAGCGTAAGTGTTATGATATTATCGGTGCAAAGATCGAACTAAACCCTGATGAGGAAATAATACATGATTACTAAAACCAGCACCACAAATGAGGTTTCTGTTCCATTTGGATGGTTATTTAAAATTTAAGTTCGGAACCAAAATCGTGAAAGCTCTGAAGTAGTGAAACCTAATTCCCTTCTCCCACCTGCGAATTGGAACTTGTGAACCAATTAACAGAACTTTTGAGAATCAGTTATTGCCGATTCACCTTGTAACTTATAGAAGTAACGAAAATTAGATTTTGGTGGATGATTGGTGAGTGAGAGGCAGTGATAGGAAGTAAAAGATTGGTAAGATATTATTGGAAAGTCGGACAATGTTAAAGCTACCTTTGTGGTTGCTGCTGATGTTCCTCAGAATTTAAACCAAAAGTTCCTGCTCTCTCATTGTTGGGACCTGTTTTTTTCTCACAAGCATTAGTCTAACAGCAGAAAATTGTTTTCATCTCGATACAAAGTAGAAGAGTTCAAACCTCTACCCTTACGATCTTTTGAAAACCCTGCTCTCCTGTTTCCTTTGTTGTTATCACGAAATTTAGACTTCTGGAACCTACATGAATTAGACAGTGATTCCAAATCACAGGAAAACTATGTAAGTCATCAAATTGTCATCGCAATAAACCAAGAGTAATAAAAGAGAAGAAAATAACATACCCTCCTTGAGATCCCCCTctattttgtttgtttttgaagTTATTGTTTGGCGATCCTTTCCAGTTAGAGTTTGCAAAATTAGTGTTGACATTGCTATTAGGATTTTCCTGCAGCGACAATTCAGATTTGCATTAAACTAAATCCTTAGCAAATTGATAAACATGACTAATACACATTAAAGCAATGTTGTCAATAGCTGATCACAGAAAGTAGAAGTATATTCAACTTCAAATTTTGCTACACTAGTGCTAAGGCCCTAATATAGTCAGGATCATACTTGAGAGCGTGCAAGGCAGGTTCACCCGTGACTAAATAGGGTCGCATAAAATGTTTATCACTGCTAAACCTTGGCAAAATAGGGCTCTATTTGTTAGAGTTAAATTCTGGCTAAGCTACACAGGGCCTCCGAAAGTTTAAGACGACACTGGCTATAACCACTATTTGACAACACTTTGTACTAAAGTAAATCATGTATCACTAAACGACTGTGGTTAGTTAAAACTTCACTTCGCGACAATGCTATAACGCGCTATTTGAGAACACTGCAATGAAAAGACAAACACATTCAGTTTCAAAATACCTGTGAATGTGAATTCCTAAATGCAGAACTTTGAGCATTGTTTGTATTATGTGGCACAGAAGTATTCCCTTGTAACTGTTGAGATGGAAAAGGACCTGATACAAAACCATTTGGGTTCCCGGCTGCCGGATTTGGGGCAATCGGTGGCCTGACTTGATTTCCAGGCACAACACCAAACTGAGAATTTCCAGAAAACGTTGGATTTTGAGGGACCATAGGATGAGGAGGCAGTTGGTTAGGAGGAAAGCCAAACATAGGTTGTTGTTGAACAGGATGCATGCCATATGGTCTCTGCATTTGCATAGGTAACTGTTGGTTCATATTCTGCATTGGATATGGAGCAGGCATACTCATATTCATGTTCATATTAGGTTGCTGAAGCAAAGTCATAATATTTTGAGCTAAAATTTGTCCTTGAATTTGAGAGAAATTCATTGGAGGTGGTTGTTATAATTCAGCGTTGTTCGCTAGTTTTGCTTCTGAGTTTGTAAAATTAGTTTGCTAACTGTGTTTTTAGTTGTCAATTTAGTTGTCACTAACTTAACACATTTATGATCAAAATTATGGTTTCCTCACAAGACTAGTTGTATTATTTATAAGAAACACTAGTTGTATTATACTTGTAAGTGCATCTTTTAACTACAATTCTTTTTGTTCTTTACATAGTTATGGATCGTAGTTGGATGCAAAAAAATCGCCTATCCGAGGAGTATAAGAAAGGAGTGTTAGAGTTTTTGAAATTTGCTGAAACTAATCTTCCTGAAAGTAATGGAAGATTTCACTGTCCTTGTGCTAAGTGTGTAAATATTGCACCTTTAGAGGCTCACATCGTATGGGAACACTTAGGAGTTAACGGGATTTGTCAAAATTATACAAAGTGGATATGGCATGGTGAATTGTCTGACGCGCCAAAGGCCTCTCCTAAAGAAGAGTTTGATGTAGAGATGGGTGATCGTCTAGAAGATATGATCCGTGATATTGGACAAGACTCTTTTCAACGGGCAAATATACATGATACTCTTTGCAATGACAGTAAAATCCCTTTGTATCCAAATTGTAAAAACTTCACACGACTGTCGGCTGTGCTAAGATTGTTCAATTTGAAGGCGATTAATAGTTGGACAGATAAAAGCTTCACACAATTGTTAGAGTTGTTGAAGGAAATGTTACCGGAAGAAAACATGTTGCCGAACCGGGCCTATGAGGCAAAAAAGATATTATGTCCAATGGGTATAGAATATAAGAAAATACACGCATGCCCTAATGACTGCATATTGTATTGGAAAGATAATGAAGAGAAAGAAAAATGTCCCAAGTGCATGACATCACGCTATAAGAAGAAGAGTGATGATGAAGGTTGTGATGTGACCACAAAGGGTCCTCCAGCAAAGGTGTTATGGTACCTTCCAATTATTCCAAGGTTTAAGCGATTGTTTGGTAATTTAAATGATGCGAAGAATATTAGATGGCATGCAGAAGAAAGGAAGTGTGATGGAAAAATTCGGCATCCAGCCGACTCTTTGCAATGGAAGAAGGTTGATACTTTATTTCCAGACTTTGGCATTGAACCAAGAAACCTTAGGCTTGGACTTTCTACTGATGGAATGAATCCATATGGTAGTTTAAGTAGTAACCATAGTTCATGGCCCGTTCTCTTGATTATCTATAATTTATCTCCTTGGTTGTGCATGAAGAGGAAACATGTTATGTTATCTATGATGATTTCTGGACCAAAACAACCAGGAAATGACATAGATGTTTATCTAAGCCCGTTGATTGATGACTTAAGAAAGTTGTGGGATGAAGGAATTGATGTATTTGATAGTTTTTCAAATGAAACTTTCAAATTGCGGGCTATGTTATTTTGCACCATCAATGACTTTCCAGCTTATGGTAACTTGTCTGGTTATAAAGTTAAGGGGCATAAAGCATGCCCTATATGTGAAAAAGATACATGCAACCATCAATTAGAGAAAGGAAAAAAGACTGTTTACCTTGGACACCGAAGATTTCTTAATCATAATCACCCATATCGAAGATTGAAAAAGGCTTTTAATGGATATCAGGAGTATAAAGTTGCCCCAAAGGCCTTAACTGGAGAAGAAGTCTATCATCGGGTGAGGAACATAAGTGTTAGttttgaaaaaaaacaaaaaaagatTACAAGTAATAATATATGGAAGAAGAGTTCAGTGTTCTTTGACCTTCCATATTGGTCCAGTCTTGATGTAAGACATTGTATTGATGTAATGCATGTGGAAAAAAATGTGTGTGATAGTGTAATCGGAACACTTCTTAATATTCAAGGTAAGACCAAAGATGGTTTAAGTTCTCGTTTAGATATGGTTAAGATGAAAATAAGAGAGGAGTTAGCTCCTCAACCAAGAGGTAACAAAACCTATTTGCCACCGGCGTGTCATACATTGTCAAAAGAAGAGAAAAGAAAATTTTGCCAGTGTCTACAAGGTGTGAAAGTGCCAAATGGATACTCCTCAAATGTCAAAAGTCTCGTGTCAATACAAGATCTCAAACTAATTGGTTTAAAATCTCACGATTGCCACATTTTGATGCAACAACTACTACCTGTGGCTATTCGTGGCATCTTGCCAAAAAATGTCCGACATGCCATAACTAGATTGTGCTTATTCTTTAATGATATTTGTAACAAAGTGATTGACCCTGATAAATTGGACGAGATGGAAAACGAGTCAATTATTATCTTGTGTCAGTTGGAGATGTtttttcctccttcattttttGACATCATGGTTCACTTGATTGTTCATCTAGTTAGAGAGATTAGATTGTGTGGTCCTGTTTATTTAAGGTGGATGTATCCTTTTGAACGATACATGAAGATATTGAAAGGCTATGTGAAGAATTATTATCGTCCTGAAGCATCTATTGTTGAAAGGTACATCACAGAAGAAGCCATTGAATTTTGTACAGACTATTTGTCAGATGCAAAACCTGTAGGACTACCCAAGTCTCGTCATGATGGAAGATGTGACGGTAAGGGTACACGTCTAAAGGTTAAGCATATGGGCGAAGGGGAAGTTTTTCAAGCACATTTGTATATATTGAATAACACTGACGAGGTTCATCCATACTTGAGTACACATCAAACCATTGTCAAAGCTAAAAACCCTCGTATGACTGAAAAATGGGTGTTGAAAGAGCATAACAGAACATTCTCAAAATGGTTTAAAACCAAGATTATGAATGATGATAATGCTTCTGATACATTAAAGTTTCTAGCATACGAGCCTAGCTTTAATGTTTTATGTTGGAGTGGGTA includes these proteins:
- the LOC127118693 gene encoding uncharacterized protein LOC127118693, which translates into the protein MNFSQIQGQILAQNIMTLLQQPNMNMNMSMPAPYPMQNMNQQLPMQMQRPYGMHPVQQQPMFGFPPNQLPPHPMVPQNPTFSGNSQFGVVPGNQVRPPIAPNPAAGNPNGFVSGPFPSQQLQGNTSVPHNTNNAQSSAFRNSHSQENPNSNVNTNFANSNWKGSPNNNFKNKQNRGGSQGGFQKSKFRDNNKGNRRAGFSKDRKGRGPNNERAGTFGLNSEEHQQQPQRSYSATYSEQEILRWRDARRKNHPSREKNEKTQSEQSKDSKCIDREVLQRELKEVLAKQAELGVEVAEIPSYYLKNAANQGLQSEENETPFTNKRKFKNKARRNPNKRRRNGKKQKLADKDFLENKKKPTLLQKLLSADIVRDQSYLFQVFRFMTANSFLKDYPDKPLVYPPVLVKEMGSEVYDGKKHLHGGKDVVEDGTKGIVETQLVGKQVYY
- the LOC127122442 gene encoding uncharacterized protein LOC127122442 is translated as MDRSWMQKNRLSEEYKKGVLEFLKFAETNLPESNGRFHCPCAKCVNIAPLEAHIVWEHLGVNGICQNYTKWIWHGELSDAPKASPKEEFDVEMGDRLEDMIRDIGQDSFQRANIHDTLCNDSKIPLYPNCKNFTRLSAVLRLFNLKAINSWTDKSFTQLLELLKEMLPEENMLPNRAYEAKKILCPMGIEYKKIHACPNDCILYWKDNEEKEKCPKCMTSRYKKKSDDEGCDVTTKGPPAKVLWYLPIIPRFKRLFGNLNDAKNIRWHAEERKCDGKIRHPADSLQWKKVDTLFPDFGIEPRNLRLGLSTDGMNPYGSLSSNHSSWPVLLIIYNLSPWLCMKRKHVMLSMMISGPKQPGNDIDVYLSPLIDDLRKLWDEGIDVFDSFSNETFKLRAMLFCTINDFPAYGNLSGYKVKGHKACPICEKDTCNHQLEKGKKTVYLGHRRFLNHNHPYRRLKKAFNGYQEYKVAPKALTGEEVYHRVRNISVSFEKKQKKITSNNIWKKSSVFFDLPYWSSLDVRHCIDVMHVEKNVCDSVIGTLLNIQGKTKDGLSSRLDMVKMKIREELAPQPRGNKTYLPPACHTLSKEEKRKFCQCLQGVKVPNGYSSNVKSLVSIQDLKLIGLKSHDCHILMQQLLPVAIRGILPKNVRHAITRLCLFFNDICNKVIDPDKLDEMENESIIILCQLEMFFPPSFFDIMVHLIVHLVREIRLCGPVYLRWMYPFERYMKILKGYVKNYYRPEASIVERYITEEAIEFCTDYLSDAKPVGLPKSRHDGRCDGKGTRLKVKHMGEGEVFQAHLYILNNTDEVHPYLSTHQTIVKAKNPRMTEKWVLKEHNRTFSKWFKTKIMNDDNASDTLKFLAYEPSFNVLCWSGYDINKFSFCTKSQDDKSTMQNSGVMITASSMHFSSSKDKNPVLASTAYFGVIEEIWELNYVKFKVPIFKCKWVNSNNGVQTDELGFTLVDLDKVGYKDEPFIMAAQAVQVFYVKDPSNTRWSVVLQRRNMNYSDENEDSTLDIDHNTSFSTQRPYFNDENEVDDVYAIRYDHQEGILEDNNK